The Neoasaia chiangmaiensis sequence CCGATGGAAGTCACCATCCGGGCCATCACATTCGACGGCGAAGAGAGCGAGATCATCGCCATGCGTGATCTTTCCACACAGCGCCGCGACGAGGCCCGCATTCGCTATTTCGCGCATCACGACCCTCTTACAGGTCTCCTCAACCGCTTCTCGCTTCGCCGGCATCTGAGCGAGGCTCTTGCCGCTACCAGGCCATCCGACACCCATATCGGCCTGCTGTTTCTCGATCTCGACCGCTTCAAGGCCGTCAACGACCTGCTCGGGCATGCGGCGGGCGATGCGCTGCTTGTCGAGATTGCGGAGCGTCTCGCCGAGGCCGTCGGACCGACCGATATCATCGCACGTCTCGGCGGGGACGAATTCGTCATCCTGCTCAAGAACATCCCTGACGAACGCCCGATCGTCGCATGTGCGCAAGCCATTCAGGTGAGCATGACGCCGCCGATCGTCATCGACGGCCGCCAGATTGACATCGATGTTTCGATGGGAGGCGCCATCCATCCCCGTGACGGACTGGATGCCGATACGCTCCTGCGCAATGCGGATGCCGCTCTCTACGCGGCAAAAGCCGAAGGGCGAAACCGATATCGCCTTTTCGACGCTGTCCTGCATCTTCGTCTTCAGCGCCGCATGCATCTGCAGAGCGACATGATATCCGCCATGAAAAACGGTGACATGACCCTTCATTATCAGCCCCTGCTGAATTGTGTCAGCGGCCGGCTGGAAGGATATGAGGCTTTATTGCGTTGGTATCACCCAGAATACGGAGCGGTTTCACCGATGGAATTCATCCCCATCGCGGAAGAGACGGACGCAATCCTCTTGCTCGGTGACTTCGTGCTACGCGAGGCTTGTCGTCAGCTCGAAACCTGGCCGCGCTCCCAGCGTGTGGCCGTCAATATCTCTCCGATGCAATTCAGGCTCGACGATCTACCTGATCGCGTTGCGCAGATATTGCGCGCCCACGCCCTCGAGCCGCATCGACTGGAACTGGAGATCACGGAAGCCACGCTAATACAGAATCCAGAGAAAGCGGGCGAAACGATCCATGCCCTGCGCAAAATCGGCGTGAAGATCGCGTTGGACGATTTTGGAACGGGCTATTCCAGCCTGAACTACCTTCATCGTTTCCCGGTCGACCGCATCAAGATCGACCGCTCGTTCACGAACGATCTGGAGCAGGACAATGCCCGCGCCATTGTGCGTGCCATTATTGCGCTGGGCCATAACCTCAACATCGACGTGACGGCGGAAGGCGTTGAGACGCCCGATCAGCTTTCCTTCCTGCGGGATAATTGCTGCGATCAGGTGCAGGGGTTCCTGCTCGGTCGACCCGAACCGCTCTACCCGGCTTCCAAAATCGATGTCTCGCGGAAGGAGATGGAAACGCTGACCGACGCGAGCGGTCTGACCTAAGAAGTCCAGCAGGAAAAGTTTTCAGGCCCAGCGATTTAACGAGCGTTCGATGACCGATCACATGACCGACGATCAGTGAAGCTCCTCGTCATCTTCCACGAGCTTTCTGGGATCAATCGCGCGCCAGTCGCGTTCCATCGGCGTGGCCGGACTCGCCGCAAAGTCATCCAGTTCGT is a genomic window containing:
- a CDS encoding EAL domain-containing protein produces the protein MENVRNLLDQHDLRLVLLAIMICCMACLTTVSLNARVTATSGRSRLAWLVASALLFGFGVWSLHFVAMLAFMPGYAISYALVPTALSILAACSGAMIAFTIWHLARSAVIGILAGGTMLGLSIATMHVMGVVAMRGCGIISFDKPTICMALLSDVLFAMLALWRMRGPSLPRRLEAAFWLACAICVLHFTAMSALRFSSKPKMVTSELEAGSVLLALFVSIPSVAILVAFFALALLDKHMSLRTLQEIARLRQLSDATQEGLLIHRHGIIREINRALCERLGITPESVIGAPIASALGAQAAARLTREHHDPNQAIIIDANCRSGEAIPMEVTIRAITFDGEESEIIAMRDLSTQRRDEARIRYFAHHDPLTGLLNRFSLRRHLSEALAATRPSDTHIGLLFLDLDRFKAVNDLLGHAAGDALLVEIAERLAEAVGPTDIIARLGGDEFVILLKNIPDERPIVACAQAIQVSMTPPIVIDGRQIDIDVSMGGAIHPRDGLDADTLLRNADAALYAAKAEGRNRYRLFDAVLHLRLQRRMHLQSDMISAMKNGDMTLHYQPLLNCVSGRLEGYEALLRWYHPEYGAVSPMEFIPIAEETDAILLLGDFVLREACRQLETWPRSQRVAVNISPMQFRLDDLPDRVAQILRAHALEPHRLELEITEATLIQNPEKAGETIHALRKIGVKIALDDFGTGYSSLNYLHRFPVDRIKIDRSFTNDLEQDNARAIVRAIIALGHNLNIDVTAEGVETPDQLSFLRDNCCDQVQGFLLGRPEPLYPASKIDVSRKEMETLTDASGLT